From the genome of Candidatus Defluviilinea proxima:
TTATCGTGGATAAGAATTCGCAGGTGGATGCGATGGTATTTCAGAGACCATTGCATTTCTTCAAAAAGTCCAACACCTGCATCTTGATATCCTGGTCCATTTCCAATAGGGACGGTCCATTTCCCAGTGTGTCTGGAACAATGATCAATGACTTTGGTTCACCTGCCGCATTGAAGCCCGCCTCTGTCGTTTCTCTCCAGGGGTTCGCCTCTTCACCAGCAATAAAGAGTTTGGGCAATGTAACTTTGGAGAGGTTGGCGGCACCATGATAGGTGATTAAGAGAAGGCCTGTGATCTCTGGATACTTTAAGTTGAATGCGCATCCACTGGCCCCATTACTTGCTCCCGCGCAGACAATGCGGCGGTATCCATTGTTCCGCAGGAATTCAATGGCCTGTTTCACCAACACAGCCGTGTCTCCCTGGCTATCGGGCGAACTGATCGCCAGGACGGTGAAATCATTTTCAGCGAGAAATTTGGCAAAGACGGCCCATTGTGACTCACTCATACCTCCCACGCTGGCAAGGATCACAGCCGTTTCCCCATGTCCATAGGCAGTCCCAGTGACGGGCAGGCCGTCGGTCTCTTTGATGATAACCCGCCCCTCAGCTAACGGCGTCATCGTCAGGCTGGGTGGCTTCGTGGCCGTCAGTGTGGGACGAGGCGTTAACGTCATGCGAGGTGTTTGCGTGGCAGTTATGGTCGGTACGGTGGTGGCGGTCAATGTAGGGAGTGCCGTCGAAGTGGGAGGTGGTACTTCCGTTGCTGGGGCACATCCGTTTATAAATAATATGGCAATGATAATGATGATGCTGAACCGATGCATGTTGCACTCCTTGTGATTACCAAACTATGAATGTTGATACAGATTATAGGTCTGCCTCAACAGAAATACAATAATAGTTGGGGATGGATTAAAGAATCTGATCGAGGATCAACTTCAACGCCGCGAGGCTGGCAAGGATCATCACAACGTTATTGAATAGACTTTCTGAGATGCGCGGCAACAACCACTTCCCAATAAATGCACCAATGATAATGACGGGCAACATGACTAGGTCAAAGAGCAGGGTCGTCGCGTTGACCATGGGATTCGTAGGCAGAACCAGACTGAGGAACGCATAGAGCGGGAGCTTGGTCAGATTAAAGATGAAGAAATACCAGGCGGACGTCCCCATGAACTCATTCTTCGAAAGTCTCATCATACCGCTGAGATAGATCGTCATGATGGGACCTGCCGCATTGGATACGGCTGTGGAGAAGCCTGCCAGCACGCCAGTGGATACGAGTCCTGCCTGTGACGTGGGTATGAGTTTGTCCCCCCAATGCTTGCGTGCCAAACTGACGGCCATCATTGCCAACACCAAAACACCGATGATGATGTTCAACCAGTCCACGCGCCCGCCTTGTGCCCCGGTGTACCACAACAATCCAACACCAATGACAATGCCGACGATCACCCACGGAAGCAGACTGCGCAAGTTATCCCAACGTGCATGTTGACGGTACCACAGCACGGCGAAGACATCGCCAAAGATCAGCAAGGGAAGTGTTGCGCCCACGGACAACCGCCCACCAAACACAAGCGCCATCAATGGGACGACTAGGATGCCGATGCCGGGCAATCCCGTTTTGGTGATGCCGACCGTCAGCGCGGCGAGGATGCCGATCATCCATTGTTCAGGGGTTAAGGACATAAATTTAGCGCAGTCTCCAAAATTTGGAAGATGGGGAGGAAGTGAAGGCCGGTGTTTATTAGATTTCTTGCAAAAGCCTCGGCCTTAACCACGGAGGCACAGAGTCACGGAGATTTTCAAAGTTTTTCTCAGTGTTTCCGTGTCTCCGTGGTTCAAAAAAATTGAGGGTGACCGAACTCTTCACGTATGCAAGAGATCTATGGAGTTGTTTTGGAAACGAAGAATCAATCCCACCTTGCGTACACAATTTGTTATTCACTAACCAGCCACTCTTTTGCCTCGTCGATGTCGCTAAACCTTTTCGGCGGGTGTGGAATGACGTAACTAAATGAATCTAGAAGAATCTTCTGGGCTGGGTTTGCTTCAATGATCAGTGCGCTTTTGCGAAAATAGGGCGCCGCGCGGATGGCGTTTCTCATCAGCCCGATCAATGCCGTGTTGGTGAGGTGTGTGTTACGCAGGTCAGCCATGGCCAAAATAGATTTTTTAGGCTCTGGCTGTAATAGTGAAACCAATGTTTCCAGTTTGGCTATTAAAGACACATGATCGTCCATCAAATTGGCGGCGTTGATGAAGATAATTCTTTTTTCTTTGTGTTCGATCCAGTTTACAGGCATAGGTGCGTATTATACATGGCAAAATTGATCGCTGGTTAGATTCTGTTTTGGTAATTCCACCGCCAACGAGGCGATGATACTGATGGACCATTGTTCAGATGGCAAGGACATGAGATCGACGATTCCCTATGAAATATGTAAAATAACGAGCTTGGTTAACTCGTTTCTTTGTCCTTGATGAACTTTAGCAAATCATCGCTTAGACTAAGAGACTTTGGATGGGGCATTATTATGTCTTTTCGCGCGATATAAACAAACATGCCTATAAACACTATTACATAACCCGCCATAATAAAAACGGCCAAAAGATTTGCGATTACATTGTTTTTACTAATAATTTTTTCTTTGATATTAATTACGTTTTGTTCGCTTGCCTGTGGAAACTCTGACTGCAACGCTTCTTCAAACTTTACAGTAGTAGTTGATATACGGGGATTGTAGTTTATGTCATATAGCATATATCCAAACATTCCAATCATTATCGCAATTGTTATTGTTGAAAATGTATAGAAAGATTTCGGACTCTTTCTATAGTCGAGCAATGAATTAATGCGCAGTATTGCGCGTCTAAAAAAAGATTTTTTTGCTGTTGTTGTCCGTATTATTTTTAAGCCTTCTGGAACCCCTAGAATCACCCCTTCAGATTGTAGCTCGGTATCTGAGCTACCTGTATGTTGAACTTCTAAAACAGCACCGTCGTCTTGGTCTAAGAAATCAAAACTAATGGCTAGTGCAGTCTCGCCACTGTGAAAAGCTGAAAAATTTATCTCTGGACGTGATACTTTAACGATTTTATAGTCCAGTATCTTTGGCGTAAACTCTTCGTCACAGAAATTTATTTTCACACTTGATTGTGAGGGGATATCAGTCTTGTTTATTGGTTTTCTACCGCCATTCCAAACCCAGACATAAGTTGTAAAGATTCTTGTAACTTCTTCTTGTCCGTAAGTAATCTTAATCTTTGTGTCTTTTTCGTCGGAAAGCTTTGAAATATTTTTAAAGGTTTTGTAATAACACCGGGGATCTTTAGACTCTATTCCTTTTTTGTATAAATAAATACTAAGTAATATGCCCAAGATGCCGACGATAAAGCCTGCATAGTTAATAATATCCCTTATTTCCATGTTCCTGACTCCTTTTGCAGATTTATAAGCTTTTTGGAACAACCAGTATTTGTCTATTGTGATGTGTAAATATCTGTCTTGGTATGCTATTTGGCAAAATTGTTTTTGGTTTTTGATTATTAGCGAGCAATTCCCTATGTCTGATATTATAGAACTACCCTAACAAAAACACAACCTCCCCTTGACTCATTCCCCGCCAGCCCATACAATAGCCCCCAACATGAACCTGTACGCGCATCACCACCACCATCATACACAACCCCCGCAAGGTCGGGAGGCGTCTGTGCGCGTACCTGTGATCCACTAACAGGAACTCGTAATTTGTCTCATCAGTCCCCGACCCTGCGTCGGGGATTTTTTGTATCAATTGCAAACAGACCATGGACCATAGACGATGGACAATGGTTGCAACATGGTCAACGGTCTATCGTCTATGGTCTATCATCCATCGTCAATCTCTTGAAAAGGAATTTTTATGAATCAACCAGCAATTCGACTCTCTCTCCCCTCGAAAGGACGTCTGCAAGACGACTCGCTCGATTTCCTCGCCGCCTGCGGACTCTCCGTCCATAAGCCCAACCCGCGCCAATACGAAGCGGAAGTCCCCTCATTGCCTGAACTGGGAATCATCTTCCAGCGCCCGGGCGATATCGTTGTCAGTGTGCGCCAAGGCTCTGTAGATTTTGGCATCACGGGCATTGATGTGCTCGAAGAGAAGCGCGGCGAGAACGGCGACATCATCGTTCTGCACGATACGCTTGGCTACGGTCATTGCTCGCTCAAACTGGCCGTCCCTGAAGCATGGGATGATGTCACCGACATTCCATCGCTCAAAAAACATTCCACTACATTGAGCCATCCATTGCGTGTGGCGACCAAGTTCCCTGTCCTCACGGAACGTTTCCTCGCAAAGCATGATATTCCGCACACACTCATCTATGCAGAAGGCACACTCGAAACCGCGCCGACCATTGGATACGCCGACATCATCTCGGACCTCGTCTCCTCGGGGCAAACGCTAAAAGATAATCGTCTACGTGCATTGCCCGATGGACTTATCCAGGCATCGCAGTCCGCGCTCATTGCGAATCGCAAGAACCTGAAAGAGAAACCTGAAATTCTCGAAATGGCGCGCCGTTTGCTCGAATACATCGAAGCGCATCTCAGGGCTGAGGAAAATCTCCTCGTGATCGCCAACATGCGCGGGTCCAGCCCCGAAGCGATAGCAGAGAAACTCTTCACGCAAACATCGGTCGGCGGCTTGCAAGGTCCCACCATCAGCCCCATCGTCACGCGCGAAGCGAATCAAGGCTGGCACTCGGTCACAGTCATTGTGCGTCGCGATCATCTTCCGCGTGCCATCACCGAACTGCGCTCCATCGGCGGCAGTGGCATCATCGTCTCGCCTGTCAAATATATTTTCGAAGAAGAACCCCCGCGCTACAATGCCATGCTTGCCGCGCTGAAAGGATAACCATGAAACAGCTCGACCCACAAACCGCAAGACAAACGATTTTGAAACGCACGCCGCCCGATGAATTCCCCGTGAGCGAACGCGTGATGGATAACATCGAAAAACTTTTCGGTGAAAGATTAACCGCCGAAGCAGCCGTGACACGCATCTTGAAAGACGTGCGGACCAACGGAGACTCCGCGCTGCAAAACTGGACAAAGCGCCTCGATTCGATCGACCGAAAGCCTGCTCCCGTTTCGAAAGAACTGATCCAATCTGCATTAGAGTCCATCTCACCTGCCGAACGTGATGCGCTCGAAAAAGCCGCCGCCCGCGTGGAAGCCTTCCACAAAAAACAACCGCTGACCTCATGGTTCACCAATGAACTTGGCGGCACGCTCGGGCAGATCATCCGTCCGATTCAACGTGTGGGTTTATACGTTCCTGGCGGCACTGCTCCCTTGCCTTCGACAGTCTTGATGAGCGCCATCCCTGCAAGAGTAGCAGGCGTTAAAGAAATTGCGGTTGTAACTCCTCCAATGAAAATGCAGAAGGCAGAAGGCACGCAAAGCGTGCAGAATCAAAATTCATCATTCGACATTCCGCATTCTTCATTTATTCCCCCGATCATTCTTGCCGCCTGCGCCGTCGCTGGCGTGGACGAGGTCTATCCCTTTGGTGGGGCGCAGGCAATTGCCGCATTGGCTTACGGCACCGAAACCATCCGCCCTGTTGACAAGATCTTCGGCCCTGGTAACTTATTCGTCACCCTCGCCAAGCGACAAGTCTATGGCGTCGTTGGCATTGACGGACTCGCTGGCCCAACTGAGACAGTTGTCATTGCTGATGACTCTGCCAACCCCAGTTGGGTCGCGGCGGATCTGCTTGCCCAAGCCGAACATGATCTCTTAGCATCTGCCATTCTCCTCACTCCCTCGCAAACCTTAATTGAAAAAGTCCAAGCCGAAGTCTCCAAACAGATCGAAGACCGCGGACGTGCCGACATCATCGTTGCGTCGCTTGAAAACCGTGGCGGCGCTGTGCTCACTCGTGACCTTGACGAAGCCATTCAAATTGCTAACGAATACGCCCCTGAACACTTGGGCTTGTCTGTCAGTGAACCGTGGCGCTGGGTCGAAAAAGTGACCAATGCAGGCGGTGTCTTCATGGGCGAGCACTCCTTTGAAGTATTGGGAGATTACCTCGCAGGTCCCAGCCACGTCATGCCGACAGGCGGCTCTGCGCGATTTGCCTCTCCGCTCAATGTGTGGGACTTTGTGAAAATCGTCAGTCTTGTTGCACTTGATGGAAAGACGGCGCAAGAGGTAGGTCCTATTGCCGCCACCCTCGCCCAGTCCGAAGGATTGGATGCACATGCCAATGCGGCTTTAATGCGGACGATGGACAATGGACGGTAGACCATCGAAGACCTTTCATCGTCCACCGTCCATTGTCCATGGTCAGGAACAATCATGAAAATCCGTAAACACCTCGAATCCCTACCTCCATACACTCCCATCGAACCCTTCGAAGTCCTCTCCGAACGGATCGGTCGCGCTCCCTCCGAGATCATCAAACTGGATGCGAACGAAAATCCATACGGCCCGTTGCCTGTTGTCCGTGAAACTTTGGCAAACATGGAATTCCCTCACATCTATCCCGACCCTGAAAGTCGCACGTTGCGTAAGTCCCTGGCGAAGTTCACCGGCGTGGACGAGGAATATCTCATGGCAGGGCAAGGCGCAGACGAATTGATCGACCTACTCATGCGTGTCTTCCTTGAGCCAGAGGATTGTCTCTTGTCCTGTCCGCCCACGTTTGGTATGTACTCGTTCGACGGCGAACTCAATGCCGCACGCGTGATCGAAGTTCCGCGCAACCCAGATTTTTCGCTGGACATGGACGCCATCTGTAAAGCAGTAGAAACGTATCAGCCGAAATTATTCTTCATCACATCGCCCAACAACCCCGATGGCTCTGTAATCCCTCCTGAGACAATGGATGAGTTATTATCCTTGCCGACCATGATCGTGCTCGACGAAGCCTATATTGAATTTGCTGATGATGCCCTGGGTGCAAAGTTAAGTCGCATCCGCGAAGTGCCTGCACGTGAGAATTTGATTGTGTTACGCACATTCAGCAAATGGGCGGGGTTGGCAGGCTTGCGTGTTGGATATGGTGCCTTCCCTAAATGGCTCATGCCCACGTTATGGAAATCGAAACAGCCGTATAACGTCAACGTGGCCGCAAGTGTCGCAGCGCAGGTTTCACTGGAACATAAAGATGAGTTGAAGAAGTACGTTGACTTGTTGAAGACCGAGCGTGAACGGTTGTATGAAGACCTGCACGATATTCCGTACTTGAAACCCTATCCCACCCGCTCGAACTTTATCTTGTGCCGAGTCGTTGACAAGGATGCCGTGCAACTCAAAAAGGATTTGGCTGAGAAACATGGGATCTTTATTCGCTATTTCAATAAGTCAGGGTTGAAGGATTGCATCCGCATCAGTGTGGGACGTCCGCAGGATACGGATAAGTTGTTGGAAGCGTTGAAATTCCTCGCTGAGCGGAGTGAGGACAGTTCTACCGTCCGAACGTAGTCGAAGCGTAGACTGGAAAGAAGTTAGTCTTGTAACTGTCCTTCGACTACGTGGCGCGAAGATCACGCGCCACTCCGCTCAGGACGGAATAATTAAGGAGAAAATATGCGAACCGCAGAAATATCAAGACAAACAAACGAAACACAGATCGAGATTAAACTGGATTTGGATGGCACGGGCAAACACGAGATTTCCACAGGCGTTGGCTTTCTTGATCACATGCTGACCCACCTCGCCGTGCATGGACTGTTCGACCTCACCGTCAAAGCACAAGGCGATTTGCACATTGACGTTCACCATACAGTGGAAGATGTGGCGCTGGCGTTGGGTCAAGCCTTCGATAAGGCATTGGGCGACCGCAAGGGAATTGTCCGCATGGGAGATTGCTTCGCACCGATGGATGAAACATTGGCACACGTGGCGATTGACCTGTCAGGTCGTCCGTATGCGGTGATTCAAGCAGACTGGCATACGCCGTATGTGGGAAACATCCCGACCACGTTGTTTCCACATTTCTTTGAGTCGTTTGCTGTGACTTCACGATGTAATCTCCATGCTCGCGTGTTATATGGGCGTGATGACCATCACCAAGCCGAGGCATTGTTCAAAGCCTGGGCACGTGCACTAGATGCGGCAACGCAGTTTGACCCGAGACGTGGAGGAAGCATACCGTCTACAAAAGGAACATTGTAAAACGGGACGATAGACCATAGACCGTTGACCATCGTCTATCGTCCACGGTTTATGGTCAAGGATTGGAGTATTTATGAAAGATATTATCTTGATTGACGCAGGCACAGGCAACCTCCGCTCGGTGCAAAAGGCGTTGGAATCTGTCGGTGCGAAGGTGGAAAGAACTGACGACCCGGGTAAAGTTTTATCGGCGAAGAAGGTTGTGTTGCCTGGTGTGGGTGCGTTCGGTGATTTTATGTCGGGCATGAAGGCGAAAGGACTCGATACAGCTGTAAAGCAAATTGTCGAACGAAATGTGCCGATGTTGGGAATCTGCGTTGGGATGCAAGCCTTGTTCGAGATCGGCGAAGAGATGGGCGAGCACGAAGGCTTGGGGCTGTTGAAAGGCACAGTCGTGCGGTTTGCTGATTCGCTATCAGTGAAGGTTCCGCATACGGGGTGGAATCAAGTTCGAGTTAAGAAAGACGCGCTGTTGTTTCGTCAGGTGAATGATGGGGCGTATGTCTATTTCAATCACTCGTATTACTGTCAGGCGAGCGATCACACAGATGTGATTGCCGAAGTGGATTACGGCATTCGATATGCGTGTTCGGTGAGACGTGAAAATGTGTTTGGCGTGCAGTTCCATCCTGAAAAGAGTCAGGCGGTGGGTTTGCAGATATTGAAAAATTTTGTGGAGGCGGCATGAGCTTCACGATCTATCCCGCGATTGACTTGCGCGGCGGCAAAGTGGTGCGATTGAAAGAAGGCGACCCCGCGCGGATGACATCGTACAGCGATGACCCTGCCGAAACGGCGCGTCGTTGGCTCGATGCGGGCGCGCAGTGGCTGCATGTGGTGAACCTCGATGGCGCGTTCGGCGAAGGCGATAATGCGAACCGCAAAGCGCTCGAATCGATTTTGAAGTGTGGTGCGCGTGTGCAGTTTGGCGGCGGGATGCGTTCGCTCGACGCGATTGCGGATGTGTTGGAATTAGGCGTGACGCGCGCAATACTCGGGACGATTGCGATCGAACACCCCGACGTGGTTGCGGATGCGTTGACTCGATTCGGTGCAGAACGAATTGCTGTGGGGATCGATGCGCGTGATGGACTCGTCCGCACGCGGGGATGGAAAGATAACAGCGGCGTGAAGGCTACCGACCTTGCGCTTCAAATGCGGACTTTGGGCCTGCGTACTGTTATCTTTACAGATGTCAGCCGCGACGGTTTGGGTAGCGGGTTGAACATTCCGTCCACGCGCGAGTTGGCTGAAGTGAGCGGACTCGATGTTATCGCTTCAGGCGGCGTGCATACGATTGACGATGTCATTGCGGCGAAAGAGGCTGGGCTTGCAGGTTCGATCATTGGTCGCGCGTTGTATGATGGGACGGTTGAGTTAGAAAAAGCGTTGCAAGTTTAAAGGTTGAAACGTTGGAAGGTTTGTGCTCTTAACGTGTAAACGTTCCAACCTGCAACCTTCGAACGATTGGAGTCTTTATGTTAGCAAAACGAATCATTCCTTGTTTGGATATCAAAGATGGACGTGTAGTAAAAGGCGTAAACTTTGTGAATCTGCGCGATGCAGGTGATCCTGTGGAGCAGGCGCGACTTTACGATGAACAAGGCGCGGACGAGTTGGTCTTCCTCGATATTTCCGCCACACATGAAGGACGCAAGACAACTCTTGAGTTAGTGAGCCGAGTTGCTGAGACTGTATTCATGCCTCTTGCTGTCGGTGGTGGAATCCGTGAAGTGGACGATATGCGGAATCTCCTGCTTGCTGGCGCGGACAAGGTCAGCGTCAACTCGGCGGCGGTGAAGCGACCTGAGGTAATTTCTGAAGGCGCATCCCGTTTTGGTGCACAGTGCATCGTTTTGGCAATTGACGCACGCAGGAAAGGTTCCAGTTGGGAAGTCTATGTCGCTGGCGGGCGGACTCCGACGGGCATCGATGCGGTCGAATGGGCAGTCCGTGGCGTGGAGTTGGGTGCAGGTGAGATCCTGCTCACAAGCATGGATGCGGACGGTACGCTCGCAGGTTATGATATTGAGTTGACGCGCATCATCTCTGACATGGTGTCTGTGCCTGTCATCGCTTCAGGCGGTGCAGGGACAATGTCGCACTTTACAGAAGTCCTTACCAAAGGTAATGCTGATGCGGCGCTGGCAGCATCATTGTTCCATGATGGGAAGTTGAAGATCGCGGACTTGAAGCAGGAATTGCAGAGTCAGGGTGTACCGGTTCGGTTATAACGTTGTAACGTTTGAACGTTCAAACGTTGGAGAAAATATGAAAGTATCAAACTCTGAGATTAAATATGACGCCAACGGACTTGTCCCTGCCATTGTGCAGGATGCAGAGACAAAAGAAGTGTTGATGATGGCGTGGATGAACGCCGAGTCCCTGCGGTTGACCGTCGAAACAGGCGAGACAGTGTTCTGGTCACGCAGCCGAGGCGAGCTGTGGCACAAAGGCGCGACTTCAGGGAATACTCAAAAAGTTGTCGAAGTCCGCGTGGATTGTGACGCGGATACGTTGTTGGTGTTGGTTAATCCCGCTGGGCCTGCATGTCATACTGGCGAAAGAACCTGCTTCTATCGTGAGTTGGGCAAAGAGTTCTAACCACGGAGACACGAAGGCACGGAGAAATTAAAACTCAGTGTCTCCGTGACTCCGTGGTTCAGGTTTTGAATTATGGAGAATTGAAAATGGATATTCAATGGTTGTTTGATGTGATCGAAGATCGGAAAAAGAATCCCTCTGAGAAATCGTATACAACAAGTCTGTTCAATGATGGCTTGCCGAAGATCGCGCAGAAAGTGGGGGAGGAGGGGACGGAGGTCGTTGTTGCCGCATTGGCACAAGAAGATCAACGTCTTATCGAAGAAGTAGCGGACCTCACGTTCCACACCCTTGTTCTACTCTCCGCGCGTGGATTGACTCCCGCTGATGTGGTCGCTGAATTGGAGAAGAGGCATCGGAAATAGCGGATGGCTATCTCAGCGATTCACGTGATGTATTAAAAAACGAGCATCCATGATATCTATTTCATTTGGGAGAAAAATAATCTAGCAAGTTGCGAAGTAAAGAATTCCTTTTTGCGTTCTTTCGATGTGGTAAGGGTTCTAATATCTTCGACTCACCTAATTCCACCTGAAGTCGATGCCGAATATAACTGTCAGGATGCTTTCTT
Proteins encoded in this window:
- the hisA gene encoding 1-(5-phosphoribosyl)-5-[(5-phosphoribosylamino)methylideneamino]imidazole-4-carboxamide isomerase, with the translated sequence MSFTIYPAIDLRGGKVVRLKEGDPARMTSYSDDPAETARRWLDAGAQWLHVVNLDGAFGEGDNANRKALESILKCGARVQFGGGMRSLDAIADVLELGVTRAILGTIAIEHPDVVADALTRFGAERIAVGIDARDGLVRTRGWKDNSGVKATDLALQMRTLGLRTVIFTDVSRDGLGSGLNIPSTRELAEVSGLDVIASGGVHTIDDVIAAKEAGLAGSIIGRALYDGTVELEKALQV
- the hisG gene encoding ATP phosphoribosyltransferase; its protein translation is MNQPAIRLSLPSKGRLQDDSLDFLAACGLSVHKPNPRQYEAEVPSLPELGIIFQRPGDIVVSVRQGSVDFGITGIDVLEEKRGENGDIIVLHDTLGYGHCSLKLAVPEAWDDVTDIPSLKKHSTTLSHPLRVATKFPVLTERFLAKHDIPHTLIYAEGTLETAPTIGYADIISDLVSSGQTLKDNRLRALPDGLIQASQSALIANRKNLKEKPEILEMARRLLEYIEAHLRAEENLLVIANMRGSSPEAIAEKLFTQTSVGGLQGPTISPIVTREANQGWHSVTVIVRRDHLPRAITELRSIGGSGIIVSPVKYIFEEEPPRYNAMLAALKG
- the hisE gene encoding phosphoribosyl-ATP diphosphatase, producing MDIQWLFDVIEDRKKNPSEKSYTTSLFNDGLPKIAQKVGEEGTEVVVAALAQEDQRLIEEVADLTFHTLVLLSARGLTPADVVAELEKRHRK
- the hisI gene encoding phosphoribosyl-AMP cyclohydrolase, giving the protein MKVSNSEIKYDANGLVPAIVQDAETKEVLMMAWMNAESLRLTVETGETVFWSRSRGELWHKGATSGNTQKVVEVRVDCDADTLLVLVNPAGPACHTGERTCFYRELGKEF
- the hisH gene encoding imidazole glycerol phosphate synthase subunit HisH, encoding MKDIILIDAGTGNLRSVQKALESVGAKVERTDDPGKVLSAKKVVLPGVGAFGDFMSGMKAKGLDTAVKQIVERNVPMLGICVGMQALFEIGEEMGEHEGLGLLKGTVVRFADSLSVKVPHTGWNQVRVKKDALLFRQVNDGAYVYFNHSYYCQASDHTDVIAEVDYGIRYACSVRRENVFGVQFHPEKSQAVGLQILKNFVEAA
- the hisC gene encoding histidinol-phosphate transaminase, with protein sequence MKIRKHLESLPPYTPIEPFEVLSERIGRAPSEIIKLDANENPYGPLPVVRETLANMEFPHIYPDPESRTLRKSLAKFTGVDEEYLMAGQGADELIDLLMRVFLEPEDCLLSCPPTFGMYSFDGELNAARVIEVPRNPDFSLDMDAICKAVETYQPKLFFITSPNNPDGSVIPPETMDELLSLPTMIVLDEAYIEFADDALGAKLSRIREVPARENLIVLRTFSKWAGLAGLRVGYGAFPKWLMPTLWKSKQPYNVNVAASVAAQVSLEHKDELKKYVDLLKTERERLYEDLHDIPYLKPYPTRSNFILCRVVDKDAVQLKKDLAEKHGIFIRYFNKSGLKDCIRISVGRPQDTDKLLEALKFLAERSEDSSTVRT
- the hisF gene encoding imidazole glycerol phosphate synthase subunit HisF is translated as MLAKRIIPCLDIKDGRVVKGVNFVNLRDAGDPVEQARLYDEQGADELVFLDISATHEGRKTTLELVSRVAETVFMPLAVGGGIREVDDMRNLLLAGADKVSVNSAAVKRPEVISEGASRFGAQCIVLAIDARRKGSSWEVYVAGGRTPTGIDAVEWAVRGVELGAGEILLTSMDADGTLAGYDIELTRIISDMVSVPVIASGGAGTMSHFTEVLTKGNADAALAASLFHDGKLKIADLKQELQSQGVPVRL
- a CDS encoding alpha/beta hydrolase; the encoded protein is MHRFSIIIIIAILFINGCAPATEVPPPTSTALPTLTATTVPTITATQTPRMTLTPRPTLTATKPPSLTMTPLAEGRVIIKETDGLPVTGTAYGHGETAVILASVGGMSESQWAVFAKFLAENDFTVLAISSPDSQGDTAVLVKQAIEFLRNNGYRRIVCAGASNGASGCAFNLKYPEITGLLLITYHGAANLSKVTLPKLFIAGEEANPWRETTEAGFNAAGEPKSLIIVPDTLGNGPSLLEMDQDIKMQVLDFLKKCNGL
- the hisD gene encoding histidinol dehydrogenase yields the protein MKQLDPQTARQTILKRTPPDEFPVSERVMDNIEKLFGERLTAEAAVTRILKDVRTNGDSALQNWTKRLDSIDRKPAPVSKELIQSALESISPAERDALEKAAARVEAFHKKQPLTSWFTNELGGTLGQIIRPIQRVGLYVPGGTAPLPSTVLMSAIPARVAGVKEIAVVTPPMKMQKAEGTQSVQNQNSSFDIPHSSFIPPIILAACAVAGVDEVYPFGGAQAIAALAYGTETIRPVDKIFGPGNLFVTLAKRQVYGVVGIDGLAGPTETVVIADDSANPSWVAADLLAQAEHDLLASAILLTPSQTLIEKVQAEVSKQIEDRGRADIIVASLENRGGAVLTRDLDEAIQIANEYAPEHLGLSVSEPWRWVEKVTNAGGVFMGEHSFEVLGDYLAGPSHVMPTGGSARFASPLNVWDFVKIVSLVALDGKTAQEVGPIAATLAQSEGLDAHANAALMRTMDNGR
- the hisB gene encoding imidazoleglycerol-phosphate dehydratase HisB codes for the protein MRTAEISRQTNETQIEIKLDLDGTGKHEISTGVGFLDHMLTHLAVHGLFDLTVKAQGDLHIDVHHTVEDVALALGQAFDKALGDRKGIVRMGDCFAPMDETLAHVAIDLSGRPYAVIQADWHTPYVGNIPTTLFPHFFESFAVTSRCNLHARVLYGRDDHHQAEALFKAWARALDAATQFDPRRGGSIPSTKGTL
- a CDS encoding sulfite exporter TauE/SafE family protein — protein: MSLTPEQWMIGILAALTVGITKTGLPGIGILVVPLMALVFGGRLSVGATLPLLIFGDVFAVLWYRQHARWDNLRSLLPWVIVGIVIGVGLLWYTGAQGGRVDWLNIIIGVLVLAMMAVSLARKHWGDKLIPTSQAGLVSTGVLAGFSTAVSNAAGPIMTIYLSGMMRLSKNEFMGTSAWYFFIFNLTKLPLYAFLSLVLPTNPMVNATTLLFDLVMLPVIIIGAFIGKWLLPRISESLFNNVVMILASLAALKLILDQIL